From one Microbacterium sp. 10M-3C3 genomic stretch:
- the whiA gene encoding DNA-binding protein WhiA, with the protein MPLTADVKAELTSVRDPRPTARVAELTAILRFSGGLHSIAGRVAVEAELDSDLLARRVGRDIMELYGVRPELVHVQGSGSRTGAHYAVRVIEAGETLARQTGLLDQRRRPVRGLPNKLTTGSRPDLAAVWRGAFLAAGTLSDPGRSASLEIACPSPEAAMALVGAAHRIGIPAKAREVRGVPRVVVRDGEAIRATLAEMGARRTAAEWDQMRQRREVRAGVNRLVNFDDANLRRSAQAAVAACARVERALEILGDTVPEHLREAGELRLAHRDASLDELGHHADPPLTKDAVAGRIRRLLAMADKKAETDGIPGTEAAVPAGVED; encoded by the coding sequence GTGCCGCTGACCGCCGACGTGAAGGCCGAGCTGACGAGCGTCCGCGACCCGCGGCCGACGGCCCGCGTGGCGGAGCTCACGGCCATCCTGCGGTTCTCGGGCGGACTGCACTCGATCGCCGGCCGCGTCGCGGTGGAGGCCGAGCTCGACTCCGACCTGCTGGCCCGCCGCGTCGGCCGCGACATCATGGAACTGTACGGCGTGCGTCCCGAGCTCGTGCACGTGCAGGGCTCCGGCAGCCGCACGGGCGCCCACTACGCCGTGCGCGTCATCGAGGCGGGGGAGACCCTGGCCCGCCAGACCGGTCTGCTCGACCAGCGTCGTCGCCCGGTGCGCGGGCTCCCCAACAAGCTCACGACCGGTTCGCGCCCCGACCTGGCCGCGGTGTGGCGCGGTGCGTTCCTGGCCGCCGGCACCCTCAGCGACCCTGGTCGCTCCGCGTCGCTGGAGATCGCCTGCCCGTCGCCGGAGGCGGCGATGGCGCTCGTGGGCGCCGCCCACCGGATCGGCATCCCCGCCAAGGCGCGCGAGGTGCGCGGCGTGCCGCGCGTCGTCGTGCGGGACGGCGAGGCGATCCGCGCGACCCTGGCCGAGATGGGGGCGCGTCGCACCGCCGCCGAGTGGGATCAGATGCGCCAGCGCCGCGAGGTGCGCGCGGGCGTCAACCGGCTCGTCAACTTCGACGACGCGAATCTGCGCCGGTCGGCGCAGGCGGCCGTCGCGGCGTGCGCGCGCGTCGAGCGCGCCCTGGAGATCCTCGGCGACACCGTGCCCGAGCACCTGCGGGAGGCGGGTGAGCTCCGCCTCGCGCACCGCGATGCGAGCCTTGACGAGCTCGGGCACCACGCCGACCCGCCGCTGACGAAGGACGCCGTGGCCGGACGCATCCGACGACTGCTCGCCATGGCCGACAAGAAGGCCGAGACCGACGGCATCCCCGGCACCGAGGCGGCCGTGCCCGCCGGCGTCGAGGACTGA
- a CDS encoding VOC family protein, with protein sequence MPDQALFAQRLSLLTLGVADLERAIAFYAALGWRRHASSVEGEVAFYDLGGSVLALWSRAALADDSGVVDGGGWGGVTLAHNVRTPAEVDAVLAAAEAAGARLARPGAPTAWGGYSGVFVDPDGHPWEIAVNPGWPLDDDGRVRLG encoded by the coding sequence ATGCCTGATCAGGCGCTCTTCGCCCAACGGCTGAGCCTCCTGACGCTGGGCGTCGCCGACCTCGAGCGTGCGATCGCGTTCTACGCGGCGCTCGGCTGGCGCCGGCACGCGTCGTCCGTCGAGGGCGAGGTCGCCTTCTACGACCTGGGCGGCTCCGTGCTCGCGCTGTGGAGCCGCGCCGCGCTCGCGGACGACTCCGGCGTCGTCGACGGCGGCGGCTGGGGCGGCGTGACCCTCGCGCACAACGTCCGGACGCCCGCCGAGGTCGACGCCGTCCTGGCGGCCGCAGAGGCCGCCGGCGCGCGGCTCGCCCGTCCCGGTGCTCCCACCGCGTGGGGCGGCTACTCGGGCGTCTTCGTCGACCCCGACGGCCACCCGTGGGAGATCGCGGTCAATCCGGGTTGGCCGCTCGACGACGACGGTCGCGTGCGCCTGGGCTGA
- the uvrA gene encoding excinuclease ABC subunit UvrA — MPILPVALPGNTSGKLSVRGARVHNLKDVDLDIPRDALVVFTGLSGSGKSSLAFDTIFAEGQRRYVESLSAYARQFLGQVDRPDVDFIEGLSPAVSIDQKSTNRNPRSTVGTITEIHDYMRLLWARIGVPHCPVCGEQIQRQTVQQIADQLMELPERTRFQIVAPVVTQKKGEFVDLFKELSAKGYARAVVDGELVQLAEPPVLKKSYKHDIAVVVDRLVAGGDILGRVTDSVETALGLAGGIMQVNFVDEEGDAAWQSFSEKLACPNGHPLQLTEIEPRTFSFNAPFGACPACSGLGTRMSVDVDLMLGDEELSIREGVIIPWTTQGKGLFQYYERLLEGLARDLGFSLDTPWKDLPTDVQDAVLRGENYKVTVKWKNRYGREMRYSSGFEGVVPYIERQYMQAESDTQRQRWSEFLREVPCPVCNGDRLKPEVLAVLVHGHSIADASRLSLAEAQEYFAKLQLTEREARIAAAVLREIRARLDFLIQVGLNYLSLGRAAATLSGGEAQRIRLATQIGSGLTGVLYVLDEPSIGLHQRDNRRLIETLVKLRDLGNTLIVVEHDEETIGAADWIVDIGPRAGVDGGNVVHSGPLAELLDDPQSLTGAYLSGRRAIETPKKRRRIDKKRQITVVGARENNLKNVTVDFPLGVLTAVTGVSGSGKSSLVNGILYEVLASRLNGARRVPGKHTRVTGLDNLDKVVHVDQAPIGRTPRSNPATYTGVFDRIRTLFSETPEAKVRGYQAGRFSFNVKGGRCEACAGDGTIKIEMNFLPDVYVDCEVCHGKRYNRDTLAVHYKGKNIAEVLEMPIAEAAEFFEPIQAIHRYLKTLVDVGLGYVRLGQSATTLSGGEAQRVKLATELQRRSNGRSIYVLDEPTTGLHFEDVSRLLQVLNGLVDKGNTVLVIEHNLDVIKSADWVIDLGPEGGSGGGTIVATGTPEQVARVPESHTGRFLAEVLGTARRPELQRKAG, encoded by the coding sequence GTGCCCATCCTCCCTGTCGCGCTGCCCGGAAACACCAGCGGAAAGCTCAGCGTCCGCGGTGCTCGCGTGCACAATCTCAAGGACGTCGATCTCGACATCCCGCGCGATGCGCTCGTCGTGTTCACGGGCCTGTCCGGCTCGGGCAAGTCGAGCCTGGCGTTCGACACGATCTTCGCCGAGGGCCAGCGCCGCTACGTCGAGTCGCTGAGCGCGTACGCGCGGCAGTTCCTCGGGCAGGTCGACCGTCCCGACGTCGACTTCATCGAGGGGCTCAGCCCCGCCGTGTCGATCGACCAGAAGTCGACGAACCGCAACCCGCGCTCGACCGTCGGCACGATCACCGAGATCCACGACTACATGCGTCTGCTGTGGGCGCGCATCGGCGTGCCCCACTGTCCGGTCTGCGGCGAGCAGATCCAGCGTCAGACGGTGCAGCAGATCGCCGACCAGCTCATGGAGCTGCCCGAGCGCACGCGCTTCCAGATCGTCGCACCCGTCGTCACGCAGAAGAAGGGCGAGTTCGTCGACCTCTTCAAGGAGCTGAGCGCGAAGGGCTACGCGCGCGCGGTCGTCGACGGCGAGCTCGTGCAGCTGGCCGAGCCGCCCGTGCTCAAGAAGAGCTACAAGCACGACATCGCGGTCGTCGTCGACCGCCTCGTCGCCGGAGGCGACATCCTGGGGCGCGTCACCGACTCCGTCGAGACGGCGCTGGGCCTTGCCGGCGGGATCATGCAGGTGAACTTCGTCGATGAGGAGGGCGACGCCGCGTGGCAGTCCTTCTCCGAGAAGCTCGCGTGCCCGAACGGGCATCCGCTGCAGCTGACGGAGATCGAGCCGCGCACCTTCTCCTTCAACGCCCCGTTCGGCGCGTGCCCCGCGTGCTCGGGTCTCGGCACGCGCATGTCAGTCGATGTCGACCTGATGCTCGGCGACGAGGAGCTGTCGATCCGCGAGGGCGTCATCATCCCGTGGACGACCCAGGGCAAGGGGCTCTTCCAGTACTACGAGCGCCTGCTCGAGGGCCTCGCCCGCGATCTCGGCTTCTCCCTCGACACGCCGTGGAAGGACCTTCCCACCGACGTACAGGACGCGGTGCTGCGCGGTGAGAACTACAAGGTCACCGTCAAGTGGAAGAACCGCTACGGCCGCGAGATGCGGTACTCGTCGGGTTTCGAGGGCGTCGTGCCCTACATCGAGCGCCAGTACATGCAGGCCGAGTCCGACACGCAGCGCCAGCGCTGGTCGGAGTTCCTCCGTGAGGTGCCGTGTCCGGTCTGCAACGGCGACCGCCTCAAGCCCGAGGTGCTGGCGGTGCTCGTGCACGGCCACTCGATCGCGGATGCATCCCGCCTGAGCCTCGCCGAGGCGCAGGAGTATTTCGCGAAGCTGCAGCTGACCGAGCGCGAGGCACGCATCGCGGCGGCCGTCCTGCGCGAGATCCGCGCGCGTCTGGACTTCCTCATCCAGGTGGGTCTGAACTACCTCAGCCTCGGACGCGCGGCCGCGACCCTCTCGGGTGGCGAGGCGCAGCGCATCCGTCTGGCCACCCAGATCGGCTCGGGCCTGACCGGGGTGCTCTACGTCCTCGACGAGCCCTCGATCGGCCTGCACCAGCGCGACAACCGTCGCCTCATCGAGACCCTCGTGAAGCTGCGCGACCTCGGCAACACGCTCATCGTGGTCGAGCACGACGAGGAGACGATCGGCGCCGCCGACTGGATCGTCGACATCGGCCCGCGCGCGGGCGTCGACGGCGGCAACGTCGTGCACTCCGGCCCGCTCGCCGAGCTGCTCGACGACCCGCAGTCGCTCACGGGCGCCTACCTGTCGGGCCGGCGCGCGATCGAGACGCCGAAGAAGCGGCGCCGCATCGACAAGAAGCGGCAGATCACGGTGGTCGGAGCGCGCGAGAACAACCTCAAGAACGTCACCGTCGACTTCCCGCTCGGCGTGCTGACGGCGGTGACCGGCGTGAGCGGCTCGGGCAAGTCCTCGCTCGTGAACGGCATCCTGTACGAGGTGCTCGCGTCACGCCTGAACGGCGCGCGCCGCGTGCCCGGCAAGCACACGCGCGTCACGGGGCTCGACAACCTCGACAAGGTCGTGCACGTCGACCAGGCGCCCATCGGGCGCACGCCGCGCTCGAACCCGGCGACCTATACGGGTGTCTTCGACCGCATCCGGACGCTCTTCAGCGAGACCCCCGAGGCCAAGGTGCGCGGCTACCAGGCCGGGCGCTTCAGCTTCAACGTCAAGGGCGGGCGCTGCGAGGCGTGCGCGGGCGACGGCACGATCAAGATCGAGATGAACTTCCTCCCCGACGTGTACGTCGACTGCGAGGTGTGCCACGGCAAGCGGTACAACCGCGACACCCTCGCCGTGCACTACAAGGGCAAGAACATCGCCGAGGTGCTCGAGATGCCGATCGCGGAGGCGGCGGAGTTCTTCGAGCCGATCCAGGCGATCCACCGCTACCTGAAGACGCTGGTGGACGTCGGCCTCGGATACGTGCGTCTTGGACAGTCCGCGACGACCTTGTCGGGCGGCGAAGCGCAGCGCGTCAAGCTCGCGACGGAGCTCCAGCGCCGGAGCAACGGCCGCTCGATCTACGTGCTCGACGAGCCGACGACGGGTCTGCACTTCGAGGACGTGTCGCGCCTGCTGCAGGTGCTGAACGGCCTCGTCGACAAGGGCAACACGGTGCTGGTCATCGAGCACAACCTCGACGTCATCAAGTCGGCGGACTGGGTCATCGACCTCGGCCCCGAGGGCGGATCCGGCGGCGGCACGATCGTCGCGACCGGCACGCCCGAGCAGGTCGCGCGCGTGCCTGAGTCGCACACCGGCCGCTTCCTCGCCGAGGTGCTCGGCACGGCCCGGCGACCGGAACTGCAGCGCAAGGCGGGCTGA
- the rapZ gene encoding RNase adapter RapZ, with translation MTDPERRDTGEVLIVTGMSGAGRSTVANALEDLDWYVVDNLPPQMLRPLLELTEIAAGALPRVAVVVDVRGRELFADLPEVMQHLRVGRQVRVVFLDAADDVLVRRFEAVRRPHPLQGDRTILDGIRRERAQLAAVREAADVLIDTTSTNIHQLTTRVVEQFSEAGAARHTVTLMSFGFKYGLPTDVDMVADMRFLPNPYWNDALRALTGEDPAVRDEVLGQPGAAEFLENYAAALRPVLEGYQRENKRHSVVAIGCTGGKHRSVVMARELAERLRGTPGVSVRVLHRDLGRE, from the coding sequence ATGACGGATCCGGAGCGCCGCGACACGGGCGAGGTGCTGATCGTCACGGGCATGTCCGGAGCCGGCCGCTCGACGGTCGCGAACGCGCTGGAAGACCTCGACTGGTACGTCGTCGACAACCTGCCGCCGCAGATGCTGCGGCCGCTGCTCGAGCTGACCGAGATCGCCGCGGGCGCGCTGCCGCGGGTCGCCGTCGTGGTCGACGTGCGGGGCCGCGAGCTGTTCGCGGACCTCCCCGAGGTCATGCAGCACCTGCGGGTCGGGCGGCAGGTGCGCGTGGTCTTCCTCGACGCCGCCGACGACGTGCTCGTGCGCCGGTTCGAGGCCGTGCGGCGGCCGCATCCGCTGCAGGGCGACCGCACGATCCTCGACGGCATCCGGCGCGAGCGTGCCCAGCTCGCCGCCGTGCGCGAGGCCGCGGACGTGCTGATCGACACGACCTCGACGAACATCCACCAACTCACCACGCGCGTCGTCGAGCAGTTCAGCGAGGCGGGCGCGGCGCGGCATACCGTGACGCTCATGAGCTTCGGCTTCAAGTACGGCCTGCCCACCGATGTCGACATGGTCGCCGACATGCGCTTCCTCCCGAACCCCTACTGGAACGACGCGCTACGCGCCCTGACGGGTGAGGACCCGGCGGTCCGCGACGAGGTGCTCGGGCAGCCGGGCGCGGCGGAGTTCCTCGAGAACTACGCCGCGGCGCTGCGTCCGGTGCTCGAGGGCTATCAGCGCGAGAACAAGCGGCACTCGGTCGTGGCCATCGGATGCACCGGCGGCAAGCACCGCTCGGTCGTCATGGCGCGCGAGCTCGCCGAGCGCCTGCGCGGCACGCCCGGCGTCTCGGTCCGGGTGCTGCACCGCGACCTCGGACGGGAGTGA
- the gap gene encoding type I glyceraldehyde-3-phosphate dehydrogenase has translation MTVKIGINGFGRIGRNYFRAALEQGADLEIVAVNDLTDNKTLAHLLKYDSVGGRLDADISYDEDSITVNGKSIKVFAERDPAALPWGELGVDIVVESTGRFTKGADAAKHIAGGAKKVLISAPGTDVDGTFVMGVNEDTYDPETMHIISNASCTTNCLAPLAKVFNDAFGIERGFMMTAHAYTADQNLQDGPHSDLHRARAAAINIVPASTGAAKAIGLVLPELNGKLSGSSYRVPVPTGSIVDLTIITPAEGLTKEAVNEAYAKAAAEGRLKGYLKYNEDAIVSSDIQQDPHSSIFDAELTNVSGNLVKVSGWYDNEWGYSNRLVDLTEYVAERL, from the coding sequence GTGACCGTCAAGATCGGGATCAACGGCTTCGGCCGGATCGGACGCAACTACTTCCGCGCTGCACTCGAGCAGGGCGCCGACCTCGAGATCGTCGCCGTCAACGACCTCACCGACAACAAGACGCTCGCGCACCTGCTGAAGTACGACTCGGTGGGCGGCCGCCTCGACGCCGACATCTCGTACGACGAGGACTCCATCACCGTCAACGGCAAGAGCATCAAGGTGTTCGCCGAGCGCGACCCCGCCGCCCTCCCGTGGGGCGAGCTGGGCGTCGACATCGTCGTGGAGTCGACGGGCCGGTTCACCAAGGGCGCCGACGCCGCCAAGCACATCGCCGGCGGTGCGAAGAAGGTCCTGATCTCCGCTCCCGGCACCGACGTCGACGGCACCTTCGTCATGGGCGTCAACGAGGACACGTACGACCCCGAGACGATGCACATCATCTCGAACGCGTCGTGCACGACGAACTGCCTCGCGCCGCTGGCGAAGGTCTTCAACGACGCGTTCGGCATCGAGCGCGGCTTCATGATGACCGCCCACGCCTACACCGCCGACCAGAACCTGCAGGACGGCCCGCACAGCGATCTGCACCGCGCCCGTGCCGCGGCGATCAACATCGTCCCGGCCTCGACGGGTGCCGCCAAGGCGATCGGCCTCGTGCTGCCCGAGCTCAACGGCAAGCTCAGCGGCTCGTCCTACCGCGTGCCCGTCCCCACCGGCTCGATCGTCGACCTCACGATCATCACGCCGGCCGAGGGCCTCACCAAGGAGGCCGTCAATGAGGCGTACGCGAAGGCCGCCGCCGAGGGTCGCCTCAAGGGCTACCTGAAGTACAACGAAGACGCCATCGTGTCGTCGGACATCCAGCAGGACCCGCACTCGTCGATCTTCGACGCGGAGCTGACCAACGTCAGCGGCAACCTCGTGAAGGTCTCGGGCTGGTACGACAACGAGTGGGGCTACTCCAACCGCCTCGTCGACCTCACCGAGTACGTCGCCGAGCGCCTGTAA
- a CDS encoding MarR family transcriptional regulator — protein sequence MPTIEVDPLALENQLCFAIVTAARNVVSLYRPVLEPLGLTHPQYLVMLALWERSPQALGELAATLAMEPATLSPLVKRLEAQGRVTRGRSAADERVLEISLTEEGRMLRREALRVPVEIMARTGLTIEAVTALRDGLTPFAGPRT from the coding sequence ATGCCGACGATCGAGGTCGATCCGCTCGCGCTCGAGAACCAGCTGTGCTTCGCGATCGTCACGGCCGCGCGCAACGTCGTGTCGCTGTACCGGCCGGTGCTCGAGCCGCTCGGGCTGACGCATCCGCAGTATCTCGTCATGCTCGCGCTGTGGGAGCGGTCGCCGCAGGCGCTCGGCGAGCTCGCCGCCACGCTCGCGATGGAGCCCGCGACGCTCTCCCCGCTCGTGAAGCGGCTCGAGGCGCAGGGCCGGGTCACGCGCGGACGCAGCGCCGCAGACGAGCGGGTGCTCGAGATCTCCCTCACCGAGGAGGGGCGGATGCTGCGGCGCGAGGCGCTGCGCGTGCCGGTGGAGATCATGGCCCGCACCGGGCTGACCATCGAGGCCGTGACGGCGCTCCGCGACGGTCTCACGCCCTTCGCGGGCCCCCGGACCTGA
- the uvrC gene encoding excinuclease ABC subunit UvrC yields MSQLPYKPKPGEIPTNPGVYRFRDAQGRVLYVGKAKNLRARLSNYFAPLSSLHERTRRMVTTATSVEWTVVPTDVDSLQLEYMWIKEFDPPFNVRYRDDKSYPFMAITLADEAPRVMVTRNRRIPGAKYFGPYPKVWAVHDTIDLLIKVFPIRTCSDASYRKAMQSGRPCFPGQIGRCGGPCSMRVSVEEHRAIVDDFVAFMAGGDQRFTRALTARMREASAAMDYESAAQYRDKLQAIDAVLNKSALVLASDTDADLFGIAEDELAAAVQHFVVRGGRVRGVRATTIEKEIDISGAELVDQVIQRAYGDAASADIPRQVLVPELPDDAGDLEAWLRSRRGKNVSIQVAQRGRKAELLKTATLNAQQALMLHKTRRTSDYVARSQALTDLQEALDLAEAPLRIEGFDVSHLSGTNVVASMVVFEDGLPRKDQYRSFGVPETTDDTDSLYQVLMRRLAYLDRPDEEDEVPDATADGEVVTARKRPRFAYRPQLLVVDGGQPQVAAAARALADAGHEEIALCGIAKRLEEVWLPGEDYPVILPRTSEALYLLQRLRDEAHRFAISHQRRRRKRDITSVLSEVPGLGDARIKALLRHFGSVTALKNASPEEITALPGIGPKLAESIHAHLAG; encoded by the coding sequence ATGTCGCAGCTGCCCTACAAGCCCAAGCCCGGCGAGATCCCGACCAACCCCGGCGTCTACCGCTTCCGCGACGCGCAGGGCCGGGTGCTGTACGTCGGCAAGGCCAAGAACCTCCGGGCGCGGCTGTCGAACTACTTCGCGCCGCTGTCGTCGCTGCACGAGCGGACGCGCCGCATGGTCACGACGGCGACGTCGGTCGAGTGGACGGTCGTCCCCACGGACGTCGACTCGCTGCAGCTGGAGTACATGTGGATCAAGGAGTTCGATCCCCCGTTCAACGTCCGCTACCGCGACGACAAGTCCTACCCGTTCATGGCGATCACCCTCGCCGATGAGGCGCCCCGCGTCATGGTGACGCGCAATCGCCGGATCCCCGGGGCGAAGTACTTCGGCCCGTACCCGAAGGTGTGGGCGGTGCACGACACGATCGACCTGCTCATCAAGGTCTTCCCGATCCGCACGTGCAGCGACGCGTCGTACCGCAAGGCGATGCAGTCGGGGCGTCCGTGCTTCCCGGGGCAGATCGGTCGGTGCGGCGGTCCGTGCTCGATGCGCGTGAGCGTCGAGGAGCACCGCGCGATCGTCGACGACTTCGTCGCGTTCATGGCCGGCGGCGACCAGCGCTTCACCCGCGCCCTCACCGCTCGCATGCGCGAGGCGTCGGCGGCGATGGACTACGAGTCGGCGGCGCAGTACCGCGACAAGCTGCAGGCGATCGACGCGGTGCTCAACAAGAGCGCGCTCGTGCTCGCGAGCGACACGGACGCCGACCTGTTCGGCATCGCGGAGGACGAGCTGGCCGCCGCCGTGCAGCACTTCGTCGTCCGCGGCGGGCGCGTCCGCGGCGTCCGGGCGACGACGATCGAGAAGGAGATCGACATCTCCGGCGCCGAGCTCGTCGACCAGGTGATCCAACGCGCGTACGGCGACGCCGCATCCGCCGACATCCCGCGTCAGGTGCTCGTGCCGGAGCTGCCCGACGACGCCGGCGATCTCGAGGCCTGGCTGCGCTCGCGGCGCGGCAAGAACGTCTCGATCCAGGTGGCCCAGCGCGGGCGCAAGGCCGAGCTCCTGAAGACCGCGACGCTCAACGCGCAGCAGGCGCTCATGCTGCACAAGACGCGCCGCACGAGCGACTACGTCGCCCGGTCGCAAGCGCTCACCGACCTGCAGGAGGCGCTCGACCTCGCCGAGGCGCCGCTGCGCATCGAGGGCTTCGACGTGTCGCACCTGTCGGGCACCAACGTCGTCGCCTCGATGGTCGTGTTCGAGGACGGGCTGCCTCGGAAGGACCAGTACCGCTCGTTCGGCGTGCCGGAGACGACCGACGACACCGATTCGCTGTACCAGGTGCTCATGCGCCGCCTCGCCTACCTCGACCGTCCCGACGAGGAGGACGAGGTGCCGGATGCGACGGCCGACGGCGAGGTCGTGACCGCCCGCAAGCGCCCGCGCTTCGCGTACCGGCCACAGCTGCTCGTCGTCGACGGCGGGCAGCCGCAGGTCGCCGCCGCCGCGCGCGCCCTCGCCGACGCGGGGCACGAGGAGATCGCGCTGTGCGGCATCGCCAAGCGCCTCGAGGAGGTGTGGCTGCCGGGGGAGGACTACCCGGTGATCCTCCCGCGCACGAGCGAGGCCCTGTACCTCCTGCAGCGGCTGCGCGACGAGGCCCACCGGTTCGCGATCTCGCACCAGCGCCGACGCCGGAAGCGCGACATCACGAGCGTGCTGTCGGAGGTGCCGGGGCTCGGCGACGCACGGATCAAGGCGCTGCTGCGGCACTTCGGATCGGTGACGGCCCTCAAGAACGCCAGTCCCGAGGAGATCACGGCGTTGCCGGGGATCGGCCCGAAGCTCGCCGAATCGATCCACGCGCATCTCGCCGGATAG
- a CDS encoding superoxide dismutase, with product MATYTLPELPYDYSALEPHISGKIMQLHHDKHHQAYVTGANTALEQLAEARETGNLANVNKLEKDLAFNLGGHVNHSIFWTNLSPEGGGQPEGELKAAIDEFFGSFEKFQAHFTAAATGIQGSGWAVLSWDPIGEQLIIQQLFDQQANTAMGTIPVFQLDMWEHAFYLDYLNVKADYVKAVWNIANWQNVAQRLDAARQKSAGLLVLS from the coding sequence ATGGCGACCTACACCTTGCCCGAACTCCCTTACGACTACTCCGCGCTGGAGCCGCACATCAGCGGCAAGATCATGCAGCTGCACCACGACAAGCACCACCAGGCGTACGTGACCGGCGCGAACACCGCTCTGGAGCAGCTCGCCGAGGCCCGCGAGACGGGCAACCTCGCGAACGTCAACAAGCTCGAGAAGGACCTCGCGTTCAACCTCGGCGGGCACGTGAACCACTCCATCTTCTGGACCAACCTGTCGCCGGAGGGCGGCGGGCAGCCCGAGGGCGAGCTGAAGGCCGCGATCGACGAGTTCTTCGGCTCGTTCGAGAAGTTCCAGGCGCACTTCACCGCGGCCGCGACCGGCATCCAGGGCTCCGGCTGGGCCGTCCTGAGCTGGGACCCGATCGGCGAGCAGCTCATCATCCAGCAGCTGTTCGACCAGCAGGCGAACACTGCGATGGGCACGATCCCCGTCTTCCAGCTGGACATGTGGGAGCACGCCTTCTACCTCGACTACCTCAACGTCAAGGCCGACTACGTCAAGGCAGTGTGGAACATCGCCAACTGGCAGAACGTGGCCCAGCGCCTCGACGCCGCCCGCCAGAAGAGCGCGGGTCTGCTGGTACTGTCGTAA